A segment of the Methanocella sp. genome:
GCTGATAGATGACATACGAGCCGACGGTCGATCCCCTGCCGCCCGGGAAAACGAGCACCCTGCCCTTAACGTTCTTACCGTAGAGCGCGTGGCCCTTTTCGATTACGTTGCCTGTCTTCGGGTCGACGCCGCCTAAAAAGGAGATGGCTTCTTTCGATACGAGCGCCGGGCCGGACGCCTTTCCCCGGCTTACCGTGCGCCCTTTGAGGATCACCGGCAGGCCTCCTCGATGCATTCCTCTGTGCTCGCGATGATCGTGTCCACGCCGCACATGGACGGCGTATACTTCAGCGCCTTGCCGGAGTTGACCATCATCTTTTTAAAATGGTTGGCGGCAGGCGAAACGACCATGCACGTGTCGTACAGGACCCGGATGCCGTGGCTCCGCAGCTCGTCGATGAGCGCCTGGTTTTTCTCGCCCAGCGAGCGCCCGGTACAGACCCATACTTCTTTTTTAACGTGGCGGCCCTTCAGCGTCCTGAGTATCTCCTCAAGCTCTTCCTTCGAGGCGTGAGGGCATCCGAGCGCTATTATGTCGGGCTCCTCGTGCTTCCTCATCAGCTCCTTAACGGCGCTGACGTCCACGTCTATCCTGTTTTGAGGCAGGAAATACCGCGTCGGGGTCTGCCAGCCCTCGTCGAGCTCCCGGCTGTCGACATCAATGCGGTCATGCGGTAAAATATATTGTTCCGGCGTCACGTCCAGCACGTGGAACAGCGCCACCGCCCCGGACGACGCCAGCGCGGCTCCCAGGTGCTTGAGCTCATCCTCCGATGGAGTGCTCTTTAGCGTAAAGATCGGTATGCCGTCGCCCACCTGAGGGCCTACTAAGTAGCCCAGGGCGCCGTACTCGGCACCGTGGACGGGCTCTTTTACTTTTATGGTGACCGTAGGATAGCGGTTCTCCCGGATATGCAGGCCGTAATTCGCCGTCTTGCCGATGAGCGCAGCGGCCAGCGCCGAAGGCCCGCCCTCCCGGTTAGTCCGGGCGCCGAGGACGGAGTTGGCAAAGCATACGGCCGACGATTCCGACCACGCAAGATGATCGCCGAACTTCGGGCGCTCTAAATAATATGGAGTGCAGGTGCACTCGGCCTTTATGCCGAGCCTCTCATAGGCTTTAATGATATGCTCCTGCTTCTCGGCGAAATGCCGGTCGATGCCCATGCCCTGCCAGGCGTCCCGGTCCATGCCCATGGGATTCAAGGCTGCTGGCACTACGGCGTTTCCCTTCAGGTCGCTGATCCATTCCAGGCCGGCATCGCCGATGGTCTTATAGGAGACGCCCGCGATCTGGGCGCTCTTCACCGGTATGAGACTGTCGGCGCCGTAGATATCGCCGAGCGCTACCAGTATCTCCATCATCTTTTGCAGGGTCGGCCCCCGCTCGCCGTTAAAGATGGCCTCTTCCTCTTTCGTCAGGTGCATAGCGATCCGACATGCCTCGTGTTTATTCCTAAAAGTAGGGTTGATTATATATCTTTTGTTCTATCGTCAGCCCACATATGTGATTTGCCGCATACCGAATATACGAAAAGCTTTATATTGAACCACAAACACATAAAGTCTGAATTTCACTTTTACAGGAGGATCAAAAATGGCACAAGAAGCTGCACAAGGACCTATTTATATAATGAAAGAGGGCAGCCAGTCAACCACCGGCCGCGATGCGCAATACAACAACATCATGGCAGCAATGGCGGTGGCCGGCTCAGTCGTCTCGACTCTCGGCCCGAAGGGCATGGACAAGATGCTCGTCGACTCGACGGGCGATATCGTTGTTACCAATGACGGCGTGACCATTTTAAGAAAAATGGATATCGAGCACCCGGCGGCGAAGATGATCGTCGAGGTCGCAAAGACCCAGGACGCCCAGGTCGGCGATGGCACGACGACCGCCGTCGTCCTTGCCGGCGAGCTGCTTAAGCAGGCCGGCATTCTGCTGGAAAGGAACGTGCACCCCGCCGCCATCATTAAAGGCTACGGCATGGCCGCGAAAAAGGCGCTGGAGCTGATCGATGACATGGCGATCAAAGTGTCGGAAAAGGATGTGGAGATGCTCAGGAAGATCGCAGGGACATCCTTCACGGGCAAGGACAGCGAGAACGCCCGTGAATTCTTATCCGACATGGTCGTAAAAGCGGTCGCGCGCATGATGGAGAAGGACTCGAAAGGTAATTACGAGGTCGATACGAAGAACTTCGTGCTGGTAAAGAAGGCCGGCGGCGAGGTGGCCGACTCGAAGATCGTCGAGGGCGTCGTCATCGATAAGGGCATCGTGAGCTTCCAGATGCCCCGGAAGCTAAAGAACGCGAAAGTGCTGGCCATGGAATATGGCTTCGACGCCCGGGACACGAAGTTGGACGCCGAATATAAGGTCAAGTCGAACGTGGGCTTCCAGGCCTTTCGCGACGAGGAGGACCGCCAGGTCCGCGAGCAGGTGGAGAGAGTAGCGAAGCTCGGTGTCACGGCCGTCTTCACGACCCAGGCCATCAACGACCTCGCCCAGAACTACATGGCGAAATACGGCATCATCGGCCTCCGCCGGCTCAAGAGGTCGGATGTCGACCGGGTCGCCAAGGCGTCCGGCGGCCAGGTCATCACGAATCTCGATGACATATCCCAGATTGATATAGGCACCGTGGGCCAGATCGAGGAGATTGACGTCGGCGACGACAAGATGACCGTGCTTACAGGGTGCAAGGACAATAATGTCATTTCATTTATCCTGAGGGCTCCGACCACCCACATCGTGGACGAGTATGAGCGGGGCATCGACGACGCGCTCCACGCCGTCGAGACCTCCATAAAGGACGGCAAAATCGTCCCCGGAGGCGCGGCCGTCGAGACCGAGCTGAGCCTGCGGCTCAGGCAGTACGCGGCCACGGTGCAGGGTAAGGAGCAGCTATCCATCCAGGCGTTCGCCGACGCGCTGGAGATCATACCGAAGGCGCTCGCCATGAACGCCGGCCTGAACGCCATCGACTCCATGATCGAGCTCAAGACGAAGCACGGCGGCAAGGGCGGTAGGAACTTCGGGCTGAACGTCTATACCGGCAAGTCCGTGGACATGGTCAAGGCGGGCGTCGTCGAGCCTCTCCGCATCAAGACCCAGGCCGTCGAGAGCGCCGTGGAAGCCGTCCAGATGATACTGCGGATCGACGACGTGCTCGCCGCCACGCAGGTCAAGCCCCCGGCCGGCCCCCAGGGTGGCCCCGGCGGCTACGGGATGTAAATTTGTACCGGGGCCTCAGCCCCTTTCTTATTTTTATACGGACTTCAACGGGCGTTAACATTTATTTGGCCTATTATTCAAGCATTTG
Coding sequences within it:
- a CDS encoding DUF126 domain-containing protein — protein: MHRGGLPVILKGRTVSRGKASGPALVSKEAISFLGGVDPKTGNVIEKGHALYGKNVKGRVLVFPGGRGSTVGSYVIYQLKKNGVAPAAIINIRSEPIVAVGAIISDIPMVDALDKDPVEVIRDGMTVMVDGTAGTVEI
- a CDS encoding aconitase X catalytic domain-containing protein encodes the protein MHLTKEEEAIFNGERGPTLQKMMEILVALGDIYGADSLIPVKSAQIAGVSYKTIGDAGLEWISDLKGNAVVPAALNPMGMDRDAWQGMGIDRHFAEKQEHIIKAYERLGIKAECTCTPYYLERPKFGDHLAWSESSAVCFANSVLGARTNREGGPSALAAALIGKTANYGLHIRENRYPTVTIKVKEPVHGAEYGALGYLVGPQVGDGIPIFTLKSTPSEDELKHLGAALASSGAVALFHVLDVTPEQYILPHDRIDVDSRELDEGWQTPTRYFLPQNRIDVDVSAVKELMRKHEEPDIIALGCPHASKEELEEILRTLKGRHVKKEVWVCTGRSLGEKNQALIDELRSHGIRVLYDTCMVVSPAANHFKKMMVNSGKALKYTPSMCGVDTIIASTEECIEEACR
- the thsA gene encoding thermosome subunit alpha translates to MAQEAAQGPIYIMKEGSQSTTGRDAQYNNIMAAMAVAGSVVSTLGPKGMDKMLVDSTGDIVVTNDGVTILRKMDIEHPAAKMIVEVAKTQDAQVGDGTTTAVVLAGELLKQAGILLERNVHPAAIIKGYGMAAKKALELIDDMAIKVSEKDVEMLRKIAGTSFTGKDSENAREFLSDMVVKAVARMMEKDSKGNYEVDTKNFVLVKKAGGEVADSKIVEGVVIDKGIVSFQMPRKLKNAKVLAMEYGFDARDTKLDAEYKVKSNVGFQAFRDEEDRQVREQVERVAKLGVTAVFTTQAINDLAQNYMAKYGIIGLRRLKRSDVDRVAKASGGQVITNLDDISQIDIGTVGQIEEIDVGDDKMTVLTGCKDNNVISFILRAPTTHIVDEYERGIDDALHAVETSIKDGKIVPGGAAVETELSLRLRQYAATVQGKEQLSIQAFADALEIIPKALAMNAGLNAIDSMIELKTKHGGKGGRNFGLNVYTGKSVDMVKAGVVEPLRIKTQAVESAVEAVQMILRIDDVLAATQVKPPAGPQGGPGGYGM